In Asterias rubens chromosome 2, eAstRub1.3, whole genome shotgun sequence, the sequence AccattttgaatttgatgatgTATGCAGTTCCTTATGACCTCATTGCTGTTAACCAAATTttaacgagaacaaaaacgagATGCAATTGCAACTTTTGCTAGAGTTTTCCCACTCATAAATTACCATGCCTATTTCGTAAATTAGTATTCACAATTCTTAAAGTAGTATTCATATTTCTGAAACTATTCATTATGACAAAGATACGTTCAGCACTCATGTAAGTACACACAGGGGAAGTACATCCCACGATCCCTGATGTGTTACACCCAAAGATATTCTTACGCTTAAAGTAGATTTAACCATCCCGTTTATCTAGTCACCATATAtaacaaacaagcaaataaaacaaaccaaccacacaattttgtgtcATAGTAATAATGTCCCGTCCAGTTTAGTCATAGTACAAAATGTATAGCAACGGTTATTGACGACTAGCGTGGCTTCCTCGGGACACCATTGACCAGCACATCAGCTTTCGCCGACAGGCAGCAGCTTTCGTGCCGAAACAGACAGCTGCTCCGCGctacacacacaaaactatAAACACATTTTCAAATCACAAGATAATAATACTTTACCTTATATCAATTTGTAAACCTTGCACAGATTTCAATATTATTCCAGTTCTCTATAATGCGATTTAAAGGCAGATCGCCCTCTGGTCCTTGCTGTTTGTATCATCACACACAGTAATTAAACCCTCTTTCCAAATAATACTGACTTCACTCTGTACTACGTCATGCAGTTATTCTACACCACTCACCGGCAATGTATGCTATCATGGTGAAAGCACCTCTCTCTCATCCAGCCCTCTAAACTAATGTATATACCGCACGCCTACTTGTTGTTAATGCCGTAATTACCACGCAGCGTACGGTACAGATCAATCAACCATTTCCGTTAATAGGCCTACAGTTGTTCTCGTAAAAACAGAAGAAGACAATCCAAAGGGTACATTTTCAGTCGCAGTTACTGCTCGTCTTGGAAATGTTCATCAATTTACGAATTCAATTTAATAGAACGTGCCTCGATATGCTTCACAGTAATTCACTCAAGCGGTGTTCCTCCTTGTTGACAGAAATTTGAAATGATGAAGTGGAGACTTCCGTGGGAGGACTTGGTTACCTTGGTAATGGTAAACATCAGTTGCTATGTTATGCAATGTATGTAGGCTGTGAAATTGATTCTTGTACCATTATTAATTTTCTGACTGTCATCACAACATATTGATTTGATTTTCTTGTAATTTTGTTCATATGTCTGGTACATTTTCAGAGTTAAAGTTAAGTCTTTCGAACTGTTGACGAAAGACCGCAAAACTGGCTGGTAAAGTTCTtgataatgtagtttttgtcgTCACAGAAAAATGCAAATTGACAGTTTGAATATTGTATAATAGGCCATGTGATCTGGGTTGTTCTGTTCCTTGATAACTACAAGTATGCTTACCTATCTGAAATGGGTTTTTGAGCGTTattttataggcctatatttttcTGGTAATGCAACCAATGAACaggcactttttttttattttaatgaactTTCAGAagatttgtttgtatatttatacTTCGTATGGTATTTGATGTGCTATTTTCCATATTTTATGACGTTTTTGTCCTCGTACTcttttgtgcctttgttatttttattgtctggatcgcctttagatagtgattattttcgctctttggttatccgcaggcttgttctctgtgtagtcaTATTTTTAATGCCTTTTCTTTGTATATACTGTTTGCCGTGgaaaaaatatttatcaaaaaaatcataaaaatgatGTACAGGCGATAGTATTGGCAGACTGCAGATCAATGTGTACGTATATGCCTGATGGGCTcagtttcatagaactgcttgaACTGCTTACTGTGCATTCATAGCGGTGCTAACCgctaagcacacgaaaaggcatgctataGTCCTGATGTGCCGCCCAATTTAATAGATCTGCTGggtacaaaaatttgcttagcatgaaacgtTTGCcctggtaaaaacaggatttagttttaccaaccaaacttccacgtgattttcaggataagcaaacaccagctgaataccagtaacaaggaatTATATGCAACAATGGAAGTTTGGTTAgtaatactgtttttatcaaggaatacatttcctgctaagcaatttgtttttctgataTAGTGTAAGCACGAATTAAAAACAGTGCACGATTAAAAACAGTGGACgttaatggtaattgtcaaagaccactctttttacttggtgtatctcaacatatgcataaaatattaaacctgtgaacattttagctcaattggtcgtcgaagttgcgagatattaatgaaagaaaaaacacccttgaagttgtgtactttcagatgcttgatttcgagacctcaagttctaaatctgaggtctcgaaataaaattcgtggaaaattgcttctttctcgaaaactactccacttcagagagagccgtttctcacaatgtgttatactacccacctctccccattaatcgttaccaagtaaggttttgtgctaataataataataataataataataataataataataataataataataataataataaaccgtatttatatagcgcatatcactaaaacaaagtccctatgcgctaacaattattttgagtaattaccaatagtgtccactgcctttaagcagcgctGTATGAAATTTTGCCCCAGGTATCAAGTACCAAAGTTTTCACGCTGACACGCTCTGAATTTTGGTAATATCTCCAATATGCAAACACCTTTTGACATGAAACTGTCACAATAttgtaagttttatttttgacgtaaatgattaaaacggcggttcaaaaaataaacaaaggatGTTAATTAGGGGCCTATGCCTAATTTACTCTgttcataaaaaataacattttaaaaaactaaacaaacaaagaaaaattccCCTTTAAATCCAATGAGACTATTTTGAAGTCTATGACCTGTTTGGTGTTTGTTGCAAGAATTTCTCAGCCATCGGCTTTGAAAGAACTCCTGGATGACATCCGGCTTATACAGCCATAAGAAGGGCACACACATACAGCGGGACTATAAAGCCGCATACAGaccttcaaaaaaataattagttttttgtttcttagcGACAGACAACGGCGGCATACAGGAATCAATCCATTTCAGCATCGTATacgtaaataaaaaatatatatctttGTAGGTCAGAGATAATCACCATGTTCCAGTAACGGCGGGTTTTGTTGACATTAGATCGAGTTAtactttaatttatttgtgGAGAGGCAGGAGCGACCATTAATTTTCTAATATTGGCATATACCTGTAAATGGTTTTAACTCAAAAACATACCCCTCTTCAAGTACGTATCATGACTAAATTCATTCTGAGTACACTCACTGAGCTACGGATGAATGTTGATACCGGTTGGTTCGGGGTGCGCTGAAGGCACTTATagacacttttgataattactcataattagcataaaaacttacttggtgacgagccaTACGGCCGGTGttagatgcaattgtgtccgccatgcaatattgtctgctccggacacttttgcatatgcaatcgtgtccggggctatgcaaaaaccgtccggcggacatgactgtacatgtatgtgcgcgcgttagcgagcgtgcatgcactgaacatacgtatgcagcatgaatattcacgtattatgattgcagcgaatatccaacggccgaacatttctcATGTCATTCatcatgcacttagcttgtaaaacaaTGGCGAACATGTGCCGTCGACCAAGGgagtttaatttactgcaaggatggtttttgcacggggcggacacaactgcatatgcaaatgtgtccgggcggacacaattgcattatgcagcagcgtccgggcggacacgattgcatatgcaaaatcgtccggcggacattattgcatatgcaatactgtcctccggatagtgTTGCATAGAGGCCAtgattgcatgcgacaccggctcTGGAAGCAGACATAATGTgcaacaacaagggtgttgttctttccattttttttattgcaacttcgatgagttACCTTTTaataaagactctggacactctGGTAATTGTAACAATGCATaaaaagttgcgagataataatggaagaaaaaaacacccttgctttcagatgcttgatagattttgaggtctcgaaatcaaattcgtggaaaatacttctttctcgaaaactacattaattcagagggagctgtttctcacaatgttttatactatcaacctctaatCAGTGCTcgtacaaagtaaggttttatgctaatttcaAAATGTGTTCAATATTTAGAACGAGACACCGATGCACACTTGTAATGGATAGGCCTCATTATGACCATGACTTTTTGTGCCACATTTTATAAAGCCTTAACTAAGCACAAACACTTAGTTTGTGTGACTAGTGCCCCACCCATGTTTTGCTCGCATAGAAATTTGCTAAACAttattaacagctttataaaaatggGCCATGGTGATGTTATGTATGCCTATCTGGATCAATCGCCGCGTATCAACCGACGGAATGCCTTTGTCTACGTCACCCTAATAATTAAAGGGCATGGATTTTGCaataatgtaggcctatgactacttttcttttcttttttcaatataACTTCTACgaagtttttgtttaaactggAGGAAAAGTTCCGATGGATCTTGTATGAAACCGCCATCTTGGAGTTTATAAATTAAACGATGTGTGAACAAAAGTGGCAAGCTTCCCAAGGGTACTGTACGGGACTGGTGATGCGGCGCGCTATGCCTATGGTGTGTGAGGGAGACTAAACCAAAACCCACTGCTGTCATTGAACGAATCTGGCGGGCTTCTTGCAAACAAATTTTGAGTTGTGTGAAGCTTTGGAAAATTCCCGCTCCAGAAATTGCCTCTCAGTTTTGCCTATCCAGTATCACTCTGCGGCGCTAAGCGGCGCTGAGCGGCGCTATACGACCTTTGTATGGTCATgcgttttaaattttaaatactTCAACGCCCTTTCTATCCAAAAGTATCCGAACAGAACATGGGCTAGGCGTGTACATTATTGAAGTTTGTAgtgtgtgtacattgtacatgtacatgacatacGTGCTCTGAGTACCATTTTTGTGAAAAGTAGGCGTCGAGCAAACTGAAATGGCGGATAACGAAGAGATTTCAGAAGTGGAAAAGGTAAGAagaatgtatttttaaaatcttgACTGCACACAGTATGTTGAAGATTACTTTATTTAGGTAAACCTGTAGGTTAGAGCTCAATTTGGTGCTGGAAGAGTAAGATAATTGTTAAATTTAGGGACCATATTTACTTCCTGCTTTCTGTTGGCCGTATGACACAACGTACACAATACACTGGCTGCCCAGTTTCCGGACACTTCCCATATTTTTCTTATTAACGAAAGTGAGGTGCATTTGCTCCAATTTGTTTAGACTGTCGATGAGTAAAAAATATGTTGAGGGCCACAGAGCTCAACTCAAGATAAACTCCagatgtaatttttatttaaacttaattttaaaactttgtttaaaaattaaaagaaaaaacgaatGAATCTTTTTAttctttatattttataattttaatattttttaactaGATACAAGTTATAACAAGTTATATGTTGAAGATATAGTAAACAatgttttggataactttctgtatggcgccaccacttttttactcatttgtaCTAACTAAAgtaaaagggatatctcattgaggtaaattagatactacaaACTACTACCTAGGCGGCGTATAGTTGCGATCATCGTAACCCTCCagcctcccgacggtcggagaccggagggttacgacacaagactgattatatcggtgtaactagcagttttgaccagtttttgccagactcgtgatcagattcgtcctttttttccactttccaaaatcatgacagacattctaaacacatggagttgatctttactgtatgacaacgtcatctggaacccttaaaacaacatcatgaaaatatttggcagaaaaaacgacaaaaacttaccaaaagactgaccgaatatatccataatccatagcaaCTAGGCGGCGTAGGCCTATTATTGTATCAtgcatatcgaatgaaaaagtggtggcgccatacaggaACTTTTCCAATCATGCCAacgttttaatttatttagatTATAAATTCAACGTATGTTTTCGTTGATTGAAGGGACGTCACACCATTTTTCTAAATTaaataaagcattttgtaaattgaacaaaaataatacaagGTGCAAAtgttaattaaatacaaaattaaatcacTATTTGAGATACAGCAATCAGTAATTGGGGCAATGTACTCCTTCTTTTAATGTGACATATTTTGACCGACCTGGGCCCCAGatatccaatttttttttaacctcacAACACAATCGGCAATTTGCTGTAATTTTTACCACACCAACTTCAAGccacaacaattaaaaataaaaatgattgttcattcaaaccaaaaacaaacaattttatgATTTATATTGGTTGTCCTCCAGGTTCGCATTGCGTCATCTTTCTTCAGGCATGTACCACCAGGAGAATTCAATGAAGTTTTTCACTGTGAGTCTGTTTTAATTTGGAACttcaaataattatgtaattTAAATCAGATTGTCAAaatgatacttcacgaaggcaacgaagaccttggtgcccttgaaatgctcaagtagaagaTTACagttttcctcatagggtgccctttattagtaccaaggagaaaatgccttaggtCCCTTGTAGGTTTgccttttcaaatttttatatGCAGTGTTGCAATTATTGAATAATTCAATTCTGGAAAGGTCTCACTGGAagaagtttgtgtttatttaaagcaaaagttaaaattaaaatactttaaaaatttAATACATTTCAGATGACCATAGATATTATTAACATTTGTTCATCTTTGTTAATATTCTTTGCTCATCAACGATTTAACCTTTACTTTTCTAGCTGTTCGCATTCTGTTGAAAGACGACACTTTATTAAAGGAAAAGGTTGCCGAGTAAGTCACAaatttattaaactttttaacattaaaaatgcTCAACATACAACTGTCATAAATCTTTGGGattcatattttatttgttaagcTCTTCTGTGATGTGATGGTGAAGTGGAATGCTAATGTCACTTTTAATCATGATTGTTGCCAGAGGAGTGTTTTTggttggacaccctgttttaaaattttgacatATTGTCAACTCCCCCATGTTCAAGTtgtttaaatttacaaatttgaattgaatctCTTTTTTTAACGTTTCACATTCACAATATTACAACTAGTATCAACTTCAGACATTAAGCCATTCCACACTGtaacatgtatttattattgtttgtgaatttttttctgatttattattgttattattattagggtgTTGGATTGGGCTCCGCTGGCAAATGTATTAGTTTATGAAAttctttttattaataatatgttactgttttttgtttgtgtttcacaGCGCATTTGCTCAGTATAACAATGAGCAACTCACCCCGTGCAAAGTTGAAAATGACACGGTAAGTACTACAAAAtaaaccctaaccaacccaaggTTCCAACCAAAATTCAACAGCGTTTTGGCTTGATTCTTTTGGCATGTTTGGACTAAGGACTGCACTTGTAAACTATGCGTTACATGGCATCCCAACAGCATGATGGTTTGATTCTGTTGTTCTAAGGACTGTAATGGTTAACTGGTAATGCTTTACACTGCACCCAGcaaaccaccataatcagagctCAACCAATAGATAAATTGCACATAGTATCAccgaccgccatatttgatgacaaTCAATGGAGAAGTGCTTGTGTGTATACACACTGGCACGACCTTCAGCCAACGATAGCCTTTCACGTGTacacatcaaagatggtggtcaatggcgtcatgtgcaatccatctattggaTGTTAAGTTGCCAATTGATGATTTGTGGAGTGTCGGATTAGGGTTCTGGTTAATGTGCATTATTATTTGATcataatatttatatatttgtaaTTTATAAATGTTGATATTTCAATATCTGGTTGTGCTCTTTAGGACAAGCTGGAGAGGAAAGCCTCTAAGACAGGAACTTTGTTTCTTGTAGGCAATCCTTCAGgctccagctgtttctttttccttccCCTGTATCTTAATTCCTCTTACAAGtatctttgaatgtttttacttAATTATAAATAGCTAACTAATGTgtattattgtactttttatctaCCCCTGAGAAATGAAATaactgtaaatataaaaattgTGATAGACAGTGTAAATCTTATGGTGATGATTTGTGGGGTCTTCAAATTACAAGCTATCTTGAGATATGAGTGTGggtacaggggtcgatttcgcaaagagttaggacgagcaactcgtcctaacttatgattaatattaaggtatgcatgctacagtgcagggttgggactcgtccaaagtcctaagattaatcttaagttaggaagagttttgtgaaatagacGGCAGGTTTTACTGTCAGTGAGATTTCAAATTTAAACTAAAAAGAGTTtctactttgtttaaaaaaagataaactCTTGTACTAAGtgtaactaagagaggttttcggtaataccatgtgaatttcacatttgagtagtgttggttctgaaatcAACTGGTAGTTTACGACTCATTATTTCAATAGTTAAATAGTTCcagcatgcaaagtttcaaatcttacttataATGTACTAAGTGTGTTGAACATTTTTCTTCAGGTTCTCATCACAGAATTCGGTCACCTTGGAGCCAACCGTTACCTTGCACCCAATCTCAAAAAGTCTTTCAAATATGACCATTTGAGGAAAGAGGCCTTGGATATTGACAGCTGCGCTGTAGATGAAGCTTCGGAACCGTGGCGTGCAGCACTAGACAAGGCTGTGGCTGCTCATGTTAAAGAACATTTTGCAGATGGATTCCACACAGTAAGCATAACACATCCAGGCCCACATTCATGGCGCTGCTTAGcgtggaattctgtgcttaccgtGCTCTGTAAAGCTTGTCGGCTGAAGGGTTCATAAGCtcagaattctgtggtaagcagggccatgaaactGGCCACtgttcaaagtttcaaatcttacaaaGAGTGTTTTGAACATTCCACGTGGAGTATAATTCAAATGAGTTTCTCGAGTATTGATCTTACCTGTACcttcactgtttttgtttggttttgtttgcaaTCAGGTATACGGCAGAAGTCATGGGGACTCTATCACATTGATTGTTTGTATCGAAGACCACAAATTTAGTCCACGTAATTTCTGGTGAGTATATTcagtattttgatttgttttactctttgTGTTTTTAACCTTCAACcagagtgaaatgtttctctaaatgcttttgaaaaaggttttattgccagttattttaagagtgattaacgAAGGCATACTTTCCCTCGAACCAGCCTCTTCCCTCTACCCTTCAATTTGGGGAGGTAGTGTTTcctgctttctgctctaccagccaggcttctgatggatgatacccaagtgAAGTCTACATCCGTAAGGACTGAAAGGGGGGTAACCCcttttcagccctaggagtaggtgctACGGcccctggagaaaaaaaaattgtagcccacaccttgaagtggccttcaggccttgggtgtctggcgacttgcataaaaatgaaaataaattgttcatCCCTCTTTTTTTCTGAGTGCTTTCTGTGCGCTTCATTCAAGTCAAAGCATAACCATCAGAATAGACAAGGCTTACTCTACTATTTctgtttattattgttgttaacaTTGTTCAAGTCTGAACTGTTTTAACTGTTTAAAGCAAATCAGGGcttttctttttagaaagatCTTGTTTGGTATAATGTGGACTTGTGAATTGcttattttaaactttgatgTGGCTCTTATGATAATTGTTTCTTGTATAAACTATCATCTTTTTTAATGCCTTAATATGATGTATTCCTTAATTTGTAACAATATTTTCGATATTTTAATGGGGTTTTTTAAGCTTGAGATCCAAGGCAATTTCTATTGtatatttgtatataaataGCAATAAaccaaatcaatcaatctatGATAAGAAGAATGTGTAACAATAGatttaataattgtttaatttttttaaaagtaacttGAAATTTTTCTTTCCACACAGGAATGGGCGTTGGCGGTCACAATTCTCTGTGACTTTCTCTGGGGCAGGGAGTAAGGTAGAAGCTCGAGGTGTCATGAAGGCCCAAGTCCATTACTACGAAGATGGAAACGTTCAGTTAGTAAGTCACAAGGAAGTCAAGGAGCAGATCTCGATATCGGTAAGTTGATACCTTATGTTTTTATGACAATTTCAAATAGTGATGGCCGCATGTATTTCAGGCCCTTTTAGAATCCATGGCTTCAGCttcagattcggctcaggctaacTTGGCCTGCGGTTGTTTTAACAATTGTGCTTGCTTTTAACTCAAATTTAACACTGGCCCACAGGTCCCAGGCCAGTGTTTTTAGTGTCGGGCCAGGTAAACTTATTTGGAGACATGTCCGGTTGGCTTGTGTTTTTCATCTTTAGTTTTCAATTTTAAGTTcaactgttttttaaaagacaaacaagATAAATCTTCTTTTAAGCCTGGGTCGCACTTCCTGGAAAGGCGAATGCCAagcgaattttgttttgtgttgtcaaAGAGGCTCCTGTATCAGATAAATGTatcagattattattatttctttaaacCCAGGATGAGGAGTCAACAGCAAAAACCATCCTCAAGTTTATTGCAAAGAGTGAGAATGATTACCAGGCAGCCATGGGGGACGACTACAGAGTCATGTCCGAAACCACCTTTAAGGCTCTCCGACGTCAACTTCCAGTTACACGTTCCAAGATCGATTGGAACAAAATCAGCGATTACAAATTAGGGCAGGAGCTGAAAGGGGCCGAGGCAGAGTAGGAAATGCCTCCACaccaaaaagaataataatgcCATAATCTCAACTGTTATTATTGAGCAATGAGGAATACTTATATATACTATGATCTAATTTACTCtgacttgttttttttgctataaataAATGTGAGCATCAAAAGAGAACTTCATTAAATGGTAAGTAGAACTAGAAATAGCCCTGAATCTACAGCAGCCTCCTGACAATTATGTTTTACTTCTGGCACAAggctttttttttactgataaaaaaatttcaaaaagttatCTTCCGAGGAAAGTGAGGTtgatggttcaaatcccactatAGTAACTTTGTCTTAGTTCAACCAAAGATTAGAAGACATTTTGCTCAATGTCAAAGCTCTGCTTGTTGATGAATTCTGCGCTTGTGATCACCATTATTCGCTTACTAGGCGAGCGCCAatatttctgcactagctgtgtaataGAGAATGCCTAGCTAGTAACGTGGAAATGGCCCAAGCACGTGCAAAACTCTCTGCTATCTGGTGAAATTATGCTTGACATAAgggcagaattccctgcttccacaagtggttattttatttttgctaGCGGTAAACAGAGCCACAAAATGGTGGCctagatttgtttttctcataatAAAACCATGGTTTTCAACTTCATTCTCCTTCCACTTAGAGAATTTTTGTAAGGATAAGAGACGCTTTCATGGGACCACATAAGTCATGTAATAACTCAGGTGAAAGATTTTCCTGTTGTGtgctgttttaatttttgtaacacatgacGGTCTTTCAGAGTTTGGACGTGGGTTCATGTTTCAAGAGTTGGATGTGATCTATACATATTGCCAGTTTTGAAGAAAAGACAGCTCTTTCAGTCTAAAATGGCCAAAGATTTTCCATCAAATAGAAAATGAACATAATTGACACATCAAAATTTGACTacaatattacatttttttattgacaagTTACTGTCTGGACCTCAATTTTATGCGCCACTAGCCAACTGCAAACAAGACTGGCTACTCGGAAGAAAATGAACGCTTCCTATTTTGATTTATAACTTGGTAAAGGAAGTCCGtctgaaaaaaaatctgaaatgaaatttgGGATTTTCATAACAAGAAAAACTAAATTATGGTTGGAATCGGGCCATATAGAATGCTATATTTATTGCTGCTTCTCATACCATTGCATGTCCTACTTATACCACtttcaataacaaaatgtttattgaTACCACTAGTTTGTAAATAGATAAGAACCATTTGTCAACTTTTTAACAACAAGCTCAGTAATTGATACAAAATTTGTGTTTAAATCCTTACTTTTATTATTCAAATCATAAAGTAGCTTTATAAGCCGGTTTCTCGAGTTAGCAAAGTTGTTTACCCGGATTGTGTAAATCAACTTTCCCTTTCaaggaaaatataaataaaagttaaaatcaCATAAAAACATGTAATCTTTAATTATCAATCTAAGAAAGTAAAACTTAGCGAGTTTCAGCTTTTACCTGGAAACTTGTGTCTTTGTTGATTGCAAGTGTTTAGATTATTATTCCTGAAGTGTTTGGGCTAATTTAATTCCTTAGTGATCACATAATTTAAGCGGTgttatttttcccccttttgtTATAGTTTTGAAAAAATCTTTTTGGGAAAATGTTATTGTAGTTGTTTCAATATCTTGCTAACATTAATCAGATTTTTTCCGCCATCACACATTCTGCAAAAAGCTTGAaccatttttgttcaattttgaaagaaataattgttttaataaatatcgGATATTGATATTGACATCAGTCATTCCTATTGATGGATACAGAATGAAACCATCATTTGTAAA encodes:
- the LOC117306742 gene encoding F-actin-capping protein subunit alpha-like, producing the protein MADNEEISEVEKVRIASSFFRHVPPGEFNEVFHSVRILLKDDTLLKEKVADAFAQYNNEQLTPCKVENDTVLITEFGHLGANRYLAPNLKKSFKYDHLRKEALDIDSCAVDEASEPWRAALDKAVAAHVKEHFADGFHTVYGRSHGDSITLIVCIEDHKFSPRNFWNGRWRSQFSVTFSGAGSKVEARGVMKAQVHYYEDGNVQLVSHKEVKEQISISDEESTAKTILKFIAKSENDYQAAMGDDYRVMSETTFKALRRQLPVTRSKIDWNKISDYKLGQELKGAEAE